In the genome of Candidatus Thermokryptus mobilis, the window AAAGAGTGAAATCATATGAGAATATAGCTTCAGAATTTGACCTTGCGTTCGTAACTACTGAAAGAGATAAGATAATTTTGGAAAGGTCTTCTGTAAAAGCAAAGATTGAGATACTTTCAATGGGTGTTAGTGAAAATTTCTTAAATGTGTTTGTAAAAGATTCGGGATTTGATAAAAACCGTATATTATTTACTGGAAATATACCTTATTGGCCAAATTACTATGCTATTTTATATTTCATTAGAGAGATTTTCCCGATAATTTTAAATAAAATTCCGTCAGCTAAATTTTATATAGTGGGTCAAAATCCTCCTAGGAGATTAAGAAAAATTAAAAGTGATAATATAGTGGTTACTGGATTTGTTGAGGATTTAGCGAGCGAGTACTTAAAAAGCGCAGTTTTGGTAGCTCCTATCAAATTTGGATCTGGAATTTCAAATAAAGTTATTGAGGCTTTATCTTTAGGTGTTCCTGTTGTATGCACATCGCTCATCGCTGATGGTTTGCCTTCGGAGTTAAGAAAATATCTTTTTGTAGCTGATAATCCCAAGGAGTTCGCTGAATTAGTAATAAAAGTAATTGAAGAGCCATCTATAAGGATTAATTTTGTACATGAAGTAAGGAAAAGGGTTATTAAAGCTTTTGACTGGAAAAATATAGTTAACAATTTTGTAAAAAATATTGAAACTGAAATTACAAAAAAGCGTAATTTATGAGT includes:
- a CDS encoding glycosyltransferase; amino-acid sequence: MRVFNLMVNLSSNNQIYLLTLIRDKKELMYVKYIESLGVKVEYVYLPIFCSVKNLLKNIFSKKPFQVAWFYSKKFGQKLQEITKNQDIDVIYYYTIRAAVYKDSVKNKKILQVIDLVDAISFYLSGFSSNLKNPIMKFLVGLEAKRVKSYENIASEFDLAFVTTERDKIILERSSVKAKIEILSMGVSENFLNVFVKDSGFDKNRILFTGNIPYWPNYYAILYFIREIFPIILNKIPSAKFYIVGQNPPRRLRKIKSDNIVVTGFVEDLASEYLKSAVLVAPIKFGSGISNKVIEALSLGVPVVCTSLIADGLPSELRKYLFVADNPKEFAELVIKVIEEPSIRINFVHEVRKRVIKAFDWKNIVNNFVKNIETEITKKRNL